ACTGTATGATTCATGGCTACGCTTTGAAAACGACATCAAAACGTATTCAGAAGGCAATAGCCATAACGGCGAAGCACTGAAAAAGGTGAATACGACCGGCAGTAAAGTCGCATTGAGCGATATCTTGTCAGAAGCCAACCATATTGTCGAAACGACTCAAGAGACTGTGTATCACCATACTAAGAACGTGTATACATCAGGAGTGGAAGAACATCATACAACGACAGGGATTTTGTAAGTTGTTGAAGCTGTAATCTTTATGGTTTAAATATCGATAAATAAAAAAAAGGCCGTCTGAAAATTTTCAGACGGCCTTTTCATCTAACTCACATTATTTAGCCAGTTCGGCACGCAGTTTGTGGGTTACGTTCATCATCACTTGGAGTTGTTCCAAAGTTTCTTTCCAGCCACGTGTTTTCAGGCCGCAGTCTGGGTTAACCCACAGACGTTCAACCGGTACAACCTCGATGGCTTTGCGCAACAGGTGCTCAACTTCAGCTTCAGTCGGTACGCGTGGGCTGTGGATGTCGTAAACACCTGGGCCGATGTCGTTCGGGTATTTGAACTCACCGAACGCAGTCAAGAGCTCCATGTCGGAACGAGAAGTTTCGATGGTGATGACGTCAGCGTCCATAGCGGCGATGGCTGGCAGGATGTCGTTGAACTCAGAGTAGCACATATGAGTGTGGATTTGGGTGCTGTCTTCGCAACCGGTAGAGGACAGGCGGAAAGATTCGCCGGCCCAGTTCAGGTAGGCATCCCAATCGGCACGTTTCAAAGGCAGACCTTCGCGGATGGCAGGTTCGTCAATTTGGATGACTTTGATGCCTGCTTTTTCCAGGTCCAATACTTCGTCGTTCAGAGCCAGTGCGATTTGTTTGCATACGGTAGAGCGAGGAATATCGTTGCGGACGAAAGACCATTGCAGAATGGTTACAGGACCGGTCAACATACCTTTCATCGGGCGTTTGGTCAGGCTTTGTGCGTAAGTAGACCAGGCGACAGTCATGGCTTCAGGACGGCTTACGTCACCGAAGATGATAGGTGGTTTCACGCAGCGAGAACCGTAGCTTTGTACCCAGCCGTATTGGGTGAATGCAAAACCGCTCAACAGTTCGCCGAAGTATTCAACCATGTCGTTACGCTCGGCTTCGCCGTGTACCAGTACGTCCAAGTCCAGTTTTTCTTGCTCTTCAACTACCAAGGCGATTTCTTTTTTCATCGCGGCTTCGTAATCGGCGGCAGACAGTTCGCCTTTTTTGAAGGCTGCGCGTGCTTGGCGGATTTCGGTAGTTTGTGGGAAGGAACCGATGTTGGTAGTCGGCAGCAAAGGCAGGTTCAACCATGCTTGTTGCGCTTTGATACGGTCGGCAAATGGAGATTTGCGTTGGTCTGCGTTGGCAGGCAAATCGGCCAGGCGTTTGGCAACGTCTGCACGGTGGATTTCGCTGCTGTTGGCACGGGAGTCGGCAGCAGCTTGGCTGGCGGCCAGTTCTTCGGCAACAGAATCACGGCCTTCGTTCAATGCGGCTTTCAGAACGCGCAATTCTTGGGTTTTTTGCAGGG
Above is a genomic segment from Neisseria subflava containing:
- the metE gene encoding 5-methyltetrahydropteroyltriglutamate--homocysteine S-methyltransferase; this encodes MTTLHFSGFPRVGAFRELKFAQEKYWRKEISEQELLAVAKDLREKNWKHQAAANADFVAAGDFTFYDHILDLQVATGAIPARFGFDSQNLSLEQFFQLARGNKDQFAIEMTKWFDTNYHYLVPEFHSDTEFKANAKHYVQQLQEAQALGLKAKPTVVGPLTFLWVGKEKGAVEFDRLSLLPKLLPVYVEILTALVEAGAEWIQIDEPALTVDLPKEWVEAYKDVYATLSKVSAKILLSTYFGSVAEHAALLKSLPVDGLHIDLVRAPEQLDAFADYDKVLSAGVIDGRNIWRANLNKVLETVEPLQAKLGDRLWISSSCSLLHTPFDLSVEEKLKANKPDLYSWLAFTLQKTQELRVLKAALNEGRDSVAEELAASQAAADSRANSSEIHRADVAKRLADLPANADQRKSPFADRIKAQQAWLNLPLLPTTNIGSFPQTTEIRQARAAFKKGELSAADYEAAMKKEIALVVEEQEKLDLDVLVHGEAERNDMVEYFGELLSGFAFTQYGWVQSYGSRCVKPPIIFGDVSRPEAMTVAWSTYAQSLTKRPMKGMLTGPVTILQWSFVRNDIPRSTVCKQIALALNDEVLDLEKAGIKVIQIDEPAIREGLPLKRADWDAYLNWAGESFRLSSTGCEDSTQIHTHMCYSEFNDILPAIAAMDADVITIETSRSDMELLTAFGEFKYPNDIGPGVYDIHSPRVPTEAEVEHLLRKAIEVVPVERLWVNPDCGLKTRGWKETLEQLQVMMNVTHKLRAELAK